In Streptomyces sp. NBC_00306, a single genomic region encodes these proteins:
- a CDS encoding LolA family protein — translation MAPNDSAQTTEEAKDLAVGRRKAARYIVPVAVAGVAAATIGLVPALAASGDPDLPKISAQELIEKIAASDTQQLSGTVKVNTDLGLPDIGGLADSFAPKGGDRGNEQGSSAAPDGKLMELATGSHTLRVAADGPDRQKVSILEDAAEYSLIHNGDEVWAYDSATNEAYHSKDAAKGAAEEHGKDQAKPEDLPSTPKEFADEALEAAGDTTSITVDGTAQVAGRDAYQLLIKPKQSGSTIGSIKVAVDAKTGTPLKFTLTPSGGGKAAVDVGFTKVDFSKPAASTFDFSPPKGAKVTEADELGKDQGAPKPEKDLKGFEEFQGLNVIGEGWTSIAKIEGPAGEGSAAPKEGDVPPEAQGFLDALGDPVKGKFGSGTVFKTRLVNALMTDDGTVYVGAVTKDALVKAADAGK, via the coding sequence ATGGCACCGAACGACAGCGCACAGACCACCGAAGAGGCCAAGGACCTCGCAGTGGGCCGCCGCAAGGCCGCTCGCTACATCGTCCCGGTCGCGGTGGCCGGGGTGGCGGCGGCGACCATCGGGCTCGTCCCGGCGCTCGCTGCATCCGGTGACCCCGATCTGCCGAAGATCAGCGCGCAGGAGCTCATCGAGAAGATCGCCGCATCGGACACCCAGCAGCTGTCCGGCACCGTCAAGGTCAACACGGACCTGGGCCTCCCGGACATCGGCGGTCTCGCCGACTCCTTCGCGCCCAAGGGCGGCGACCGCGGGAACGAGCAGGGCTCGTCCGCCGCCCCCGACGGCAAGCTGATGGAGCTCGCCACCGGTTCGCACACGCTGAGGGTCGCGGCCGACGGTCCGGACCGGCAGAAGGTGTCGATCCTGGAGGACGCGGCCGAGTACAGCCTGATCCACAACGGCGACGAGGTCTGGGCCTACGACAGCGCGACCAACGAGGCGTACCACTCCAAGGACGCGGCGAAGGGCGCCGCCGAGGAGCACGGCAAGGACCAGGCGAAGCCCGAGGATCTGCCGTCCACGCCCAAGGAGTTCGCGGACGAGGCCCTCGAGGCGGCCGGCGACACCACGTCCATCACCGTCGACGGCACCGCCCAGGTGGCCGGCCGCGACGCCTACCAGCTGCTGATCAAGCCCAAGCAGAGCGGTTCCACCATCGGCTCGATCAAGGTGGCGGTGGACGCGAAGACGGGCACCCCGCTGAAGTTCACGCTCACGCCGAGCGGCGGGGGCAAGGCCGCCGTCGACGTCGGCTTCACCAAGGTCGACTTCTCCAAGCCGGCCGCGTCCACCTTCGACTTCAGCCCGCCCAAGGGCGCGAAGGTGACCGAGGCCGACGAGCTCGGCAAGGACCAGGGAGCCCCGAAGCCCGAGAAGGACCTCAAGGGCTTCGAGGAGTTCCAGGGCCTGAACGTCATCGGTGAGGGCTGGACCTCCATCGCGAAGATCGAGGGACCCGCCGGCGAGGGCTCCGCGGCCCCGAAGGAGGGTGACGTCCCGCCGGAGGCGCAGGGCTTCCTGGACGCCCTGGGCGACCCGGTGAAGGGCAAGTTCGGCTCGGGCACGGTCTTCAAGACCCGGCTCGTCAACGCCCTGATGACGGACGACGGCACCGTGTACGTCGGAGCGGTCACCAAGGACGCACTCGTGAAGGCAGCCGACGCAGGCAAGTGA
- a CDS encoding ABC transporter ATP-binding protein, whose amino-acid sequence MAAVIETHGLTKRYRGGQLAVDRLDLAVPAGSVFGFLGPNGSGKTTTIRMLMGLIEPTAGSATVLGGTMPRAVRTVLPHVGALIEGPALYGFLSGRDNLVRYDSADPNADPRTRAARVASALDRVGLTSAAGKKAKAYSLGMKQRLGLAAALLQPRKLLVLDEPTNGLDPQGMREIRALVRALAADGTTVFLSSHLLDEIEQVCTHAAVMAQGRLLIQGPVADLAAGARGRLVVLTPDTGDAARLLKEQGVAGVNVEDERVTGEPPGPGVDLAELNAALVGGGVRVRGFGVERASLEDAFVALTGEGFDVAG is encoded by the coding sequence ATGGCAGCTGTGATCGAGACGCACGGACTCACCAAGCGCTACCGCGGCGGCCAGCTCGCCGTCGACCGGCTCGACCTCGCCGTGCCCGCGGGCAGCGTCTTCGGCTTCCTCGGCCCCAACGGGTCGGGCAAGACCACCACCATCCGGATGCTGATGGGCCTCATCGAGCCCACCGCCGGCAGCGCGACTGTCCTCGGCGGCACCATGCCGCGTGCCGTACGGACGGTCCTTCCGCATGTGGGCGCGCTGATCGAGGGACCGGCGCTGTACGGGTTCCTGAGCGGCCGGGACAACCTGGTGCGGTACGACTCCGCCGACCCGAACGCCGATCCCCGCACCCGCGCGGCCCGCGTCGCCTCCGCACTGGACCGGGTGGGGCTGACCTCGGCCGCGGGAAAGAAGGCCAAGGCGTACTCCCTCGGTATGAAGCAGCGGCTCGGGCTCGCCGCCGCGCTGCTCCAGCCGCGCAAGCTCCTGGTGCTCGACGAGCCCACCAACGGCCTCGACCCGCAGGGCATGCGGGAGATCCGCGCCCTGGTCCGGGCGCTGGCCGCAGACGGCACCACGGTCTTCCTCTCCTCGCACCTCCTCGACGAGATCGAACAGGTCTGCACCCACGCGGCCGTCATGGCGCAGGGACGGCTGCTCATCCAGGGCCCGGTGGCCGACCTCGCCGCCGGGGCCAGAGGCCGCCTGGTCGTCCTCACGCCCGACACGGGCGACGCCGCCCGCCTTCTCAAGGAGCAGGGAGTCGCCGGGGTGAACGTCGAGGACGAGCGGGTGACGGGCGAGCCGCCGGGGCCCGGTGTGGACCTGGCCGAGCTCAACGCCGCCCTGGTCGGCGGCGGGGTGCGGGTACGGGGGTTCGGCGTCGAGCGCGCCTCCCTGGAGGACGCGTTCGTCGCACTGACCGGAGAGGGATTCGATGTCGCAGGCTGA
- a CDS encoding ABC transporter permease translates to MSQAEVIGTGGTGGADGSDRPGAAAGPDAGPRALWTLGLFRSELFTTLRRWRTLALLAVLAAVPVLIGIAVKIETGDGGSSGGGGGEGPAFITQITNNGLFLVFAALAATLPVFLPMAVGVVAGDAIAGEANAGTLRYLLVAPAGRTRLLLAKYATVLTFCLVATLVVAASALAVGAVLFPLGDVTTISGTTISFGDGLLRAALIAVVVAASLAGLAALGLFVSTLTGSGIAAMATTVGLLITVQILDTIPQLDAIHPYLFPHYWLSFSDLLREPLYWDEVQKNLGLQALYAVVFGSAAWARFTTKDITA, encoded by the coding sequence ATGTCGCAGGCTGAGGTGATCGGGACGGGCGGGACCGGCGGTGCCGATGGCTCCGACCGCCCGGGAGCGGCTGCCGGACCGGACGCCGGACCGCGTGCGCTGTGGACCCTCGGGCTCTTCCGCTCCGAGCTGTTCACCACGCTGCGCCGCTGGCGGACGCTCGCCCTGCTGGCCGTGCTGGCCGCCGTACCGGTACTGATCGGCATCGCGGTGAAGATCGAGACCGGCGACGGGGGCTCCTCCGGCGGAGGCGGCGGCGAGGGACCCGCCTTCATCACCCAGATCACCAACAACGGCCTGTTCCTGGTCTTCGCCGCGCTCGCCGCGACCCTGCCCGTGTTCCTCCCGATGGCGGTCGGGGTCGTCGCGGGCGACGCCATCGCGGGCGAGGCCAACGCCGGCACCCTTCGCTATCTGCTGGTCGCACCGGCGGGCCGGACGCGGCTGCTCCTCGCCAAGTACGCGACCGTCCTCACGTTCTGTCTGGTGGCCACCCTGGTGGTCGCCGCGTCCGCGCTCGCCGTCGGCGCGGTGCTCTTCCCGCTCGGTGATGTCACGACGATCTCCGGCACCACCATCTCGTTCGGGGACGGCCTGCTGCGGGCCGCCCTGATCGCGGTCGTCGTCGCGGCCTCGCTGGCCGGACTCGCGGCCCTCGGCCTGTTCGTCTCGACGCTCACGGGCAGCGGCATCGCGGCCATGGCGACCACGGTCGGCCTGCTGATCACCGTGCAGATCCTGGACACGATCCCTCAGCTGGACGCGATCCACCCATATCTCTTCCCGCACTACTGGCTGTCGTTCTCGGACCTGCTGCGGGAGCCGCTCTACTGGGACGAGGTGCAGAAGAACCTGGGCCTTCAGGCGCTGTACGCCGTGGTGTTCGGGTCCGCTGCCTGGGCGCGCTTCACGACGAAGGACATCACGGCGTAG
- a CDS encoding flavodoxin family protein translates to MTRKFLFLLGSSRTDGNTEALARLAAEQLPASAEQRWLHLADLPLPDFEDARHEDDGAYPAPTGHGATLLDATLEATDLVIASPLYWYTVSTSTKRYLDHWSGWMRVPGVDFRARMAGRTLWGVTALADADRAAADPLVGTLDTIAAYLKMERGGVLLGNGSRPGDVLNDEAAVGDAKRFFAAVT, encoded by the coding sequence ATGACCCGGAAGTTCCTGTTCCTGCTGGGCAGCAGCCGCACCGACGGCAACACCGAGGCGCTGGCCCGGCTCGCGGCCGAGCAGCTTCCCGCGAGCGCCGAGCAGCGCTGGCTCCATCTGGCCGACCTCCCACTGCCGGACTTCGAGGACGCACGGCACGAGGACGACGGCGCCTATCCCGCGCCCACCGGGCACGGCGCCACCCTGCTGGACGCCACTCTGGAGGCGACCGACCTGGTCATCGCCTCACCGCTGTACTGGTACACCGTCTCGACCTCCACCAAGCGCTACCTCGACCACTGGTCGGGCTGGATGCGGGTGCCGGGCGTGGACTTCAGGGCCCGGATGGCGGGACGCACGCTGTGGGGCGTGACCGCGCTCGCCGACGCCGACCGCGCGGCGGCCGACCCGCTGGTGGGCACGCTCGACACCATCGCCGCCTATCTGAAGATGGAGCGGGGCGGTGTACTCCTCGGCAACGGCTCCCGGCCCGGTGACGTCCTGAACGACGAAGCGGCCGTCGGGGACGCCAAGCGGTTCTTCGCCGCGGTGACGTGA
- a CDS encoding M28 family metallopeptidase — translation MKFSAFPRRTAAAAAIALAGLLASAAPAATAAPAAPAAPTSALAAPDIPLANVKAHLTQLQSIATANGGNRAHGRAGYKASLDFVKAKLDAAGFTTSIQQFTSSGATGYNLIADWPGGDANQIVMAGAHLDSVSSGAGINDNGSGSAGVLETALAVSRAQLQPTKHLRFAWWGAEELGLVGSKYYVNNLPAAERSKISGYLNFDMIGSPNPGYFVYDDDPAIEKVLKDYFAGLGVATEIETEGDGRSDHASFKNVGIPVGGLFTGAGRTKTAAQVQKWGGTAGQAFDRCYHSSCDTTANINDTALDRNSDALAHAVWTLSTGTTVPPGEAYENTADVAIPDNGAAVTSTVNVTGRTGNAPAALSVGVDIRHTWRGDLVVDLVAPDGSAYRLKNSSSNDSADNVVATYTVNASSEPANGAWKLRVQDVAAQDTGYINSWKLTF, via the coding sequence ATGAAGTTCTCCGCCTTTCCCAGACGCACGGCCGCGGCCGCCGCGATAGCCCTGGCCGGTCTGCTCGCCTCCGCCGCTCCCGCGGCCACGGCGGCACCGGCCGCGCCGGCAGCCCCGACGTCCGCACTGGCCGCCCCCGACATACCGCTCGCCAACGTCAAGGCGCACCTCACCCAGCTCCAGTCGATCGCCACCGCCAACGGCGGCAACCGCGCCCACGGCCGGGCCGGCTACAAGGCGTCCCTCGACTTCGTGAAGGCGAAGCTGGACGCGGCCGGATTCACCACGTCCATCCAGCAGTTCACCTCCAGCGGCGCCACCGGGTACAACCTCATCGCCGACTGGCCCGGCGGCGACGCCAACCAGATCGTGATGGCCGGTGCGCACCTCGACTCCGTCTCCTCCGGTGCCGGCATCAACGACAACGGCTCGGGCTCCGCAGGCGTCCTGGAGACCGCGCTCGCCGTCTCCCGCGCCCAGTTGCAGCCCACGAAGCATCTGCGGTTCGCCTGGTGGGGCGCCGAGGAGCTGGGCCTGGTCGGGTCGAAGTACTACGTCAACAACCTTCCCGCCGCCGAGCGTTCGAAGATCTCCGGTTATCTCAACTTCGACATGATCGGCTCGCCCAACCCGGGCTACTTCGTCTACGACGACGACCCGGCGATCGAGAAGGTCCTCAAGGACTACTTCGCCGGCCTCGGCGTCGCGACCGAGATCGAGACCGAGGGCGACGGCCGCTCGGACCACGCCTCGTTCAAGAACGTGGGCATACCGGTCGGCGGTCTGTTCACCGGAGCCGGGCGCACCAAGACCGCGGCACAGGTCCAGAAGTGGGGCGGCACCGCCGGCCAGGCCTTCGACCGCTGCTACCACTCCTCGTGCGACACCACGGCGAACATCAACGACACCGCCCTGGACCGCAACAGCGACGCGCTCGCCCACGCCGTCTGGACGCTCTCGACGGGGACGACCGTCCCGCCCGGTGAGGCGTACGAGAACACCGCCGACGTGGCGATCCCGGACAACGGCGCGGCCGTCACCTCGACGGTCAACGTCACCGGCCGCACCGGCAACGCCCCGGCCGCCCTCTCGGTGGGCGTCGACATCCGGCACACCTGGCGCGGCGACCTGGTCGTGGACCTGGTGGCCCCCGACGGCAGTGCGTACCGGCTGAAGAACTCCAGCAGCAACGATTCGGCGGACAACGTCGTCGCCACCTACACCGTGAACGCGTCGAGCGAGCCGGCCAACGGCGCCTGGAAACTGCGGGTGCAGGACGTCGCCGCGCAGGACACGGGCTACATCAACAGCTGGAAGCTGACCTTCTGA
- a CDS encoding VOC family protein, producing the protein MTVHWKLVVDCSDPHTQADFWAAALEYRREDHSALIESLRQAGQLPDGSTTQAHGRDAWLDYTAVRHPDDEFEKDTDIGLGRRLLFQRVPEGKTVKNRLHLDLHMGPEKREAEVARLEGLGATVLYRQDQPIGVWTTMADPEGNEFCVE; encoded by the coding sequence ATGACCGTGCACTGGAAACTTGTGGTGGACTGCTCCGACCCGCACACGCAGGCCGACTTCTGGGCCGCGGCGCTGGAGTACCGACGAGAGGACCACAGCGCGCTGATCGAGAGCCTGCGGCAAGCCGGACAGCTGCCGGACGGCTCGACCACCCAGGCCCACGGCCGGGACGCCTGGCTCGATTACACCGCCGTCCGGCATCCGGACGACGAGTTCGAGAAGGACACCGACATCGGTCTCGGCCGTCGACTGCTGTTCCAGCGCGTGCCCGAGGGGAAGACGGTCAAGAACCGGCTCCATCTCGACCTGCACATGGGTCCGGAGAAGCGCGAGGCGGAGGTCGCGCGGCTGGAGGGGCTCGGTGCGACCGTCCTCTACCGGCAGGACCAGCCGATCGGCGTGTGGACGACCATGGCGGACCCCGAGGGGAACGAGTTCTGCGTGGAGTAG
- a CDS encoding CGNR zinc finger domain-containing protein, whose product MSEAARGLTLSTPDGRPYRFDPGALCLELLPTGGPGSYARWEVLHEPADLVRWAQQSRLPDGLEPVVTPDEVMAARALRDALWRLTAGRMRGGPLSPADLAVVNDAAAKASPVPRFTEHGGHGWVPGATGTQLLSAVARDVVDLFTGPYAHRIRECGAHDCSLLFVDTSRPGRRRWCAMENCGNRSKVRAHRARHTESEGDER is encoded by the coding sequence ATGAGCGAGGCGGCAAGAGGACTGACCCTGAGTACGCCGGATGGGCGTCCCTATCGCTTCGACCCCGGCGCGCTCTGCCTCGAGCTGCTGCCGACCGGAGGGCCGGGAAGCTATGCGCGGTGGGAGGTGCTGCACGAGCCCGCCGACCTGGTGCGCTGGGCGCAGCAGAGCCGGCTGCCCGACGGGCTGGAGCCGGTCGTGACCCCTGACGAGGTCATGGCAGCGCGGGCACTCCGCGACGCCCTGTGGCGGCTGACCGCCGGCCGGATGCGCGGCGGGCCGCTGTCCCCGGCGGACCTTGCCGTGGTCAACGACGCGGCGGCGAAGGCCTCGCCGGTCCCGCGGTTCACCGAGCACGGGGGCCACGGCTGGGTCCCCGGGGCCACGGGCACTCAGTTGCTGTCCGCCGTCGCGCGCGATGTGGTGGACCTGTTCACCGGGCCCTACGCGCATCGCATCCGCGAATGCGGCGCGCACGACTGCTCCCTGCTCTTCGTCGACACGTCCCGGCCGGGCCGCCGTCGCTGGTGCGCGATGGAGAACTGCGGCAATCGCAGCAAGGTCAGGGCGCACCGCGCCCGCCACACCGAATCGGAGGGAGACGAGCGATGA
- a CDS encoding SRPBCC domain-containing protein — protein sequence MTSEPSRHDTTGLTQDAGWEIGVSKTLPLPVAAVWDFIVSPEGVALWLGKGVDLPTEKGEEYATDEGVTGELRSYRPGDRVRLTYGTTTLQVAVSASGSGKSVLRFHQEHLADAVERERQRAHWKAVTAEVVQALGVS from the coding sequence ATGACGAGCGAACCGAGCCGTCACGACACGACGGGGCTCACCCAGGACGCGGGCTGGGAGATCGGCGTCTCGAAGACGCTTCCCCTGCCCGTCGCCGCGGTGTGGGACTTCATCGTGAGCCCGGAGGGCGTCGCCCTCTGGCTCGGGAAGGGCGTTGACCTGCCCACCGAGAAGGGCGAGGAGTACGCGACGGACGAGGGCGTCACGGGTGAGCTGCGCAGCTACCGCCCGGGCGACCGCGTCCGGCTGACGTACGGCACGACCACACTCCAGGTCGCGGTCTCCGCGTCGGGCTCCGGAAAGTCCGTCCTCCGCTTCCACCAGGAGCATCTTGCCGACGCGGTGGAACGGGAACGGCAGCGGGCCCACTGGAAGGCCGTGACGGCCGAGGTGGTGCAGGCCCTGGGGGTGTCCTGA
- the rarD gene encoding EamA family transporter RarD produces MTSDGEQRAGLLYGIGAYGMWGLVPLFWPLLKPSGAAEILAHRMVWSLAVVAVALLVVRRWGWVRELIRSPRKLGLITVAAAVITVNWGVYIWAVNSGHVVEASLGYFINPLVTIAMGVLLLKERLRPAQWVAVGTGFAAVLVLAIGYGQPPWISLTLAFSFATYGLAKKKVNIGGLESLAAETAIQFLPALGFLLWLGADGAATFGSHGVGHAALLAATGVVTAAPLVCFGAAAIRVPLSTLGLLQYLAPVFQFLLGILYFHEAMPAERWAGFGLVWLALSCLTWDALRTARRTRAEAARLSREAALRVSGVGSAAGAAAAPAPAPAPAPVKPTS; encoded by the coding sequence GTGACGTCGGACGGTGAACAGCGGGCAGGACTGCTGTACGGGATCGGGGCCTACGGGATGTGGGGTCTGGTCCCCCTCTTCTGGCCCCTGCTGAAGCCCTCGGGCGCGGCGGAGATCCTCGCCCACCGCATGGTGTGGTCGCTGGCCGTCGTGGCCGTCGCCCTGCTGGTGGTGAGGCGCTGGGGATGGGTACGGGAGCTGATCCGCAGCCCCCGGAAGCTCGGGCTGATCACCGTCGCCGCGGCGGTCATCACCGTCAACTGGGGCGTCTACATCTGGGCCGTGAACTCCGGCCACGTCGTCGAGGCCTCTCTCGGCTACTTCATCAATCCGCTGGTCACCATCGCCATGGGCGTCCTGCTGCTGAAGGAACGGCTGCGGCCCGCGCAGTGGGTGGCGGTCGGCACCGGATTCGCGGCGGTGCTGGTGCTGGCGATCGGGTACGGACAGCCGCCATGGATCTCGCTGACGCTGGCGTTCTCGTTCGCGACGTACGGGTTGGCGAAGAAGAAGGTCAACATCGGGGGGCTGGAGTCGCTCGCGGCCGAGACCGCGATCCAGTTCCTGCCGGCGCTCGGGTTCCTGCTGTGGCTCGGGGCGGACGGGGCGGCGACGTTCGGTTCGCACGGGGTGGGGCACGCGGCCCTTCTGGCCGCGACAGGTGTGGTGACGGCGGCGCCGCTGGTGTGCTTCGGCGCGGCGGCGATCCGGGTTCCGCTGTCGACGCTGGGGCTGCTGCAGTACCTGGCGCCGGTGTTCCAGTTCCTGCTGGGGATCCTGTATTTCCACGAGGCGATGCCGGCGGAGCGGTGGGCGGGCTTCGGGCTGGTGTGGCTGGCGCTGAGCTGCTTGACGTGGGATGCGTTGAGGACGGCGAGGAGGACGAGGGCGGAGGCGGCGAGGTTGTCGAGGGAGGCGGCGCTGAGGGTGTCGGGGGTGGGTTCGGCGGCGGGCGCGGCTGCCGCTCCGGCTCCGGCTCCGGCTCCGGCTCCGGTGAAGCCGACGTCCTGA
- a CDS encoding SDR family oxidoreductase, translating into MSIVVTGATGSLGRLVIDELLAKVPAARVVAVARDKEKAADLAARGVELRIADYDEPATLTEAFRAGDRVLLISGSEVGRRVPQHTAVIEAAKTAGVAQLAYTGVLGGPAADFLLAAEHKITEQLILDSGLPYTFLRNGWYTENYTEQLAPVLAHGAVVASAGTGRVASAARADYAAAAAAVLTGEGHLGQAYELSGDVAWSFAEYAAELSAQTGRTIVHNDVPAAAHLEILTGAGVPAPFAEILVDVDAAVGRGLLATRSGDLARLAGRPTTPLADSVRTALAAA; encoded by the coding sequence ATGAGCATCGTCGTCACCGGAGCCACCGGATCCCTCGGCCGACTCGTCATCGACGAGCTGCTGGCGAAGGTCCCGGCAGCGCGGGTGGTCGCCGTCGCCCGCGACAAGGAGAAGGCCGCGGATCTCGCCGCCCGGGGCGTGGAACTGCGGATCGCCGACTACGACGAGCCCGCGACGCTCACCGAAGCCTTCCGGGCGGGCGACCGGGTCCTGCTGATCTCCGGCAGCGAGGTGGGCAGGCGCGTACCGCAGCACACCGCCGTGATCGAGGCCGCGAAGACCGCGGGCGTCGCGCAACTCGCCTACACCGGGGTCCTCGGCGGACCCGCCGCCGACTTCCTGCTCGCCGCCGAGCACAAGATCACCGAGCAGCTGATCCTCGACTCGGGTCTGCCGTACACCTTCCTGCGCAACGGCTGGTACACCGAGAACTACACCGAGCAGCTCGCGCCCGTCCTCGCCCACGGCGCCGTCGTCGCGAGCGCCGGCACGGGCCGGGTCGCCTCGGCGGCCCGCGCCGACTACGCCGCCGCGGCGGCCGCGGTGCTGACCGGCGAGGGGCACCTCGGGCAGGCGTACGAGCTGAGCGGGGACGTCGCGTGGTCCTTCGCGGAGTACGCGGCGGAACTGTCCGCGCAGACCGGGCGCACAATCGTCCACAACGACGTACCGGCCGCCGCGCATCTGGAGATCCTGACCGGGGCCGGGGTGCCCGCGCCGTTCGCCGAGATCCTCGTCGACGTCGACGCGGCGGTGGGCCGAGGGCTGCTCGCCACGAGGAGCGGGGACCTGGCGCGTCTCGCCGGACGGCCGACGACACCGCTGGCGGACTCGGTCAGGACGGCGCTGGCCGCGGCCTGA
- a CDS encoding winged helix-turn-helix transcriptional regulator: MNVSWTPDVNDKMCPSRIVLEHVTSRWGVLVLAALLERSYRFSELRRTVGGVSEKMLAQTLQTLERDGFVHRDAKPVIPPRVDYTLTPLGREAAEQVWSLARWTERRLEEVERSRAEYDEAKASLQAEPA, translated from the coding sequence ATGAACGTTAGCTGGACGCCCGATGTGAACGACAAGATGTGCCCCTCCCGCATCGTGCTGGAGCACGTCACCAGCCGCTGGGGCGTCCTCGTCCTGGCCGCGCTGCTGGAGCGTTCGTACCGCTTCAGCGAGCTGCGCCGGACCGTGGGCGGTGTCAGCGAGAAGATGCTTGCGCAGACGCTGCAGACCCTGGAACGCGACGGGTTCGTCCACCGCGACGCCAAGCCCGTCATTCCGCCGCGCGTGGACTACACGCTCACCCCGCTGGGCAGGGAGGCCGCCGAACAGGTGTGGTCGCTGGCGCGCTGGACGGAACGCCGGCTCGAAGAGGTAGAGCGGTCGCGCGCCGAGTACGACGAGGCGAAGGCCTCGCTCCAGGCGGAGCCTGCCTAA
- a CDS encoding 2-oxoacid:ferredoxin oxidoreductase subunit beta produces the protein MTETVSGLLSLVPKAEAQQSMKDFKSDQEVRWCPGCGDYAILAAVQGFMPELGLAKENIVFVSGIGCSSRFPYYMNTYGMHSIHGRAPAIATGLASSRRDLSVWVVTGDGDALSIGGNHLIHALRRNVNLKILLFNNRIYGLTKGQYSPTSEVGKITKSTPMGSLDAPFNPVSLAIGAEASFVARTVDSDRKHLTEVLRQAADHQGTALVEIYQNCNIFNDGAFEALKDKQQAEEAVIRLEHGQPILFGTDNSKGVVRDPATGDLAVVEVTPANESQILVHDAHATSPTTAFALSRLADPDTLHHTPIGVLRSVERPVYDTLMSDQLDTAIERDGKGDLGALLAGNDTWTVGG, from the coding sequence ATGACTGAGACGGTGTCCGGTCTTCTCTCCCTGGTTCCCAAGGCCGAAGCCCAGCAGTCCATGAAGGACTTCAAGTCCGATCAGGAAGTGCGCTGGTGCCCCGGCTGCGGTGACTACGCGATCCTCGCCGCCGTGCAGGGCTTCATGCCCGAACTGGGCCTGGCGAAGGAGAACATCGTCTTCGTCTCCGGGATCGGCTGCTCGTCCCGCTTCCCGTACTACATGAACACCTACGGGATGCACTCCATCCACGGCCGCGCGCCCGCCATCGCCACCGGGCTCGCGTCCTCGCGGCGGGACCTGAGCGTGTGGGTCGTCACCGGTGACGGAGACGCGCTCTCCATCGGCGGAAACCACCTGATCCACGCCCTGCGCCGCAATGTGAACCTGAAGATCCTGCTCTTCAACAACCGGATCTACGGCCTCACCAAGGGCCAGTACAGCCCCACCTCCGAGGTCGGCAAGATCACCAAGTCGACGCCGATGGGCTCGCTCGACGCGCCCTTCAACCCGGTGTCCCTGGCGATCGGCGCCGAGGCCTCCTTCGTGGCCCGCACCGTCGACTCCGACCGCAAGCACCTGACCGAGGTGCTGCGCCAGGCCGCCGACCACCAGGGCACGGCGCTGGTCGAGATCTACCAGAACTGCAACATCTTCAACGACGGCGCCTTCGAGGCCCTGAAGGACAAGCAGCAGGCGGAGGAGGCGGTCATCCGCCTCGAACACGGGCAGCCGATCCTCTTCGGCACCGACAACTCCAAGGGCGTCGTCCGGGATCCCGCGACCGGGGACCTCGCGGTGGTCGAGGTGACACCCGCGAACGAGTCGCAGATCCTCGTCCACGACGCGCACGCCACCAGCCCGACCACGGCGTTCGCGCTGTCCCGGCTGGCCGACCCGGACACCCTGCACCACACGCCCATCGGTGTGCTGCGCAGCGTCGAACGGCCGGTCTACGACACGCTGATGTCGGACCAGCTCGACACCGCGATCGAGCGGGACGGCAAGGGGGATCTGGGCGCGCTGCTCGCGGGCAACGACACCTGGACGGTCGGGGGCTGA